The nucleotide sequence tggtctgcgtccggtcgtgcaggagcggacgcgtccggtcatcaattGGCTCTCTTGGGacctctctggaaacgaccggactcagTAGTGGTGTGTCCGATCTTGGCACtgtcctgcgttcggtcatcacttgactgttgagatcaagcggctgaggttgaacggaggcgacACATGTCGTGTATCcattgatcgaacgctggcagggtgcgttcaGTCGatctgactagagcgtccggtcaccccgagctatGCCCAGGGaaagggtacaacagctctatttttgtgggggctataaatagaagggggtctcggccttGGACTagttgctgagcacactagagccttagtggattatgtggtggtgcttgggagccctctaagtcactctagcttgatagtgatcatctgattaagtgagtgagcgattctagtgcgattgcatcgtgaggttgcatcgagaggcactaggtgatcgagttgtaagccggtggtgcttgttactctagaggttgccacctcctagatggcttggtggtggtctccatcgaagcccgcaagaagcttgtgcggtgctccggagaagagccttgtgaggggcattatgctcaccccacgggagccgcgaagagcaactctagtggagcgtatcattgagctaccctcacttttggggtaggttcttgcggtgcagacatgcgggcttggcgggtgatgccaattagccaccgaaccaccaagtgagtggtcgacacaacggggacgtagcgtgttggcaagcacatgaatctcgaaagaaaatcaccgtgtcaacattgttcttcccgttggtttgcaatccccttacacaagcttgtgactacttttatatacattatgcttgtgtagttgcttttgtgattagttagcttgtgtagctcactagttaccttcttacttgtgtagcatagaagtagctcccttgcatgactaatttggtttgtgtaaccttgttagtcacattgcttagtttgtgtagctaagtatttgcgctctctgaTTTGGCATTAGTTAcgttgttattgagcattgctaataagcttaggagctttgtgcttttgcttactagaattgtgtaggagctccccgatgtgcaaaatactagtggtataggtttgtgtgaccttgctcttagaattggataggtcagctctagctagcttggcaccgtagttgcttaattaggatctttgcaaggtgctagagaatatagatagtggggtgtagtcttggctagaccgatagttttaattatgcacttatttcggttagccgacgcgataaattttagaaaggactattcaccccctctagtccgtcatctcgacccAACACTCGGGATTTGTATCTAGGTCTAGATGACCATCGCGACTAGGGAACtcctacccctccttatatactctggaggggtagggttacaagcaaAGTATTCTAGTCAGCTATGTAGTAGGTATTCTATTTGGATTACAACATCTATAAGAGTCATAACAAATCATATCTTTaagatatcttctagatgtcgtGTGGTGCACatcgaccagtgccgtgcgccgcatgccttgatcttgtggactGGACCACTTCTGATAGCGTGGCCCATGTCTCTTGCCGTGGGTACCTAGGATTATATGTCCCACACTTCCTCAATGAAGGCATAGGACTAAAGTCGGAGCCCGAACTTCAGTGAACAAATCCTTGTCTTCATTGTGTTTTGAATTGCGACATTTGTATTTGTCTTGCTCTACTTGGTTTGTGATCTTTGGTGTGCAGGAAATCTTCTTATGACATATTCTAGAAAGCCACTGCAGCAAAGGATTGAAACTTGAGCCGAAAAAGAAGAGTTTTAAGTTTTGGTAGTGTTGGCCCGTGCATACCGGAATAGTCCAGTTTGACACACATAGAAACTGAAATTTGTATTCTTGTGTCTAATCCTTTGTTTTGCAGATGTTTAGCTCCTAGGCTTATTTAGTAATTATTGTATACTTAGTGTATTATTTCTAGAGGGCTTTATATCTCTGATTTGCAATTGCAAGAAATAAGAAATCTCTATTTTGATGGCTTCCATATTTTAATTTGTAAATATTTAGATTctcctattcacccctctctatgTAATATCCTCAATCCTTTCAATGATAACTTTTCTATTTGACCATAGAACTCAACTTTTGTTAATAATTATCAATAGGCAAACTTTTCATAACAATTTCTCATCATAGCATTTCTAGCATAATTTTGTTATAATAAATCTATGAACAACATAACTTAAGGGTtgtttggatcatcttctctaaACTTTagacctctaaactttagagctaaagCTCCAAACAGATGGTCTAAAATTAGCTTTAAACTTTAGTCCACCTCACATTGGAGCTTTAGACCTCAAAAGTGATCTAAAGTGCTCTAAAGTTTTagagctctaaactttagaggtAGGGATCCAAATATGCCCTTATACATATAAGTTTTTGTTGTTCAATTGTCTTTTGAAATTATTTATACATAACTTATTTAGCACAACTTTTTACATGATTCGATCTAGGCAAACTCCTATAGAAGAAAGATGGGTAGgttaatataaaaaataaaaaagaaaaggaaaaatagaTTCTTCGTCTAAACGGTCTTTGAGCCTATTTACACACTGTTTAAATGACATCTAGTGGTATGCCATTTTTTAATTAGCTGTTTATCGCATTTAAATGATCATTTTGCTCATTTAAATTGTCGTTCAGCCCAAATAATAGCTAAACAACAGGTGATCcattatttttagaaaaatactaaAAAAAGCATATTAACAACATCCAGGCTAAGTTGAAGAGATACTGGACCAAGTTGGTCTAAAGTTGGAACTATGAAAAAAAACATTTGAAAAATATACTGATAGTATTAATATACTTGGATAAAGTATAAAGCATCGACAAATAAAACATATAATTTCTGGATACCCGAAAACTTTTACGATGTTGTATTGAAGTAAGAGCATTCGAGACTTTTGGAACAAAGAATTCGAAAGTCTCTGAACAAAAAGCCTACGGCCATAGAAACAGAGAGATCATGAGCCCCGCGTTCGTGAAAAACATGCAACGCTATGTTTTATAACTACTGACTATGTGCATAGTTTGTTAGGCCCGAGCAGCATTAGATCTCCGGCCAtggacgacgacggcgcggccTCCCGGTCGCCGTCGCGCTCGCCGTCCCGGTCGCCTTCGCGCTTCCCGTCCCCGCTCCCCGTCGCCGACCCCGTCACGgtcgccgccgcgccgcccggcCACGTCGCCGTCGCTATCCCGCTCCGCAAGCCTTCCCCTTcctcgggcggcggcggcggccgcagcGAGGACGCGTGGAGCGACGGCGCCACCTCCACGCTCATCGACGCCTGGGGGGAGCGCTTCGTGGCGCTGGGGCGGGGCAGCCTCCGGCACCCGCAGTGGCAGGAGGTCGCCGAGGTCGTCTCCTCCCGCGACGGCTACTCCAAGGCGCCCAAGTCGGACGTGCAGTGCAAGAACCTCATCGACACgctcaagaagaagtacaagatcGAGAAAGCCAAGCACGTCTCCGACTGGCGCTACTTCGACCGCCTCGACGACCTGCTCGCCCCCGTGCTCAAACCCAattcttcctcctcctcggctTCTGAGgaggcggcgacgacggcggcagcCGCCCGGAGCTCTGGGCCCATGGTGCCGCCGCGCATCAACTTCCCGCAGCGCACCCGCACGCCGCTCCATTCCTCGGCGGGGGCCAAGCGGAGGATGCCGCCGTCGTCGCAGCCGCCGCAGCCGTCGGCGTCATCCGACTCCTCGGACGGGTTCCCGCCGTCTTCCGCGGTGGCGAACGGGAAGAGGCAGCAGCGCGTGGAGGAGcccttggccgccgccgccgcggccaacGGTGGCTCGGAGAGCAGCAGCGTGAGCCGCGCGCAGGGCCTGCGCGACCTGGCGCAGGCGATCCGTCGGCTAGGGGAGGTGTACGAGCGCGTGGAGAGCGCCAGGAGGGAGCAGGAGCTCCGGATGGAGCGGGAGCGCCTGGAGTCCGGCCGGCAGCTGGAGGAGCAGCGCGTGCAGTTCTTCCTCAAGATGCAGATGGAGCTCTCCAAGGCGGCcacgggcggcggcggccaccacCGCGGCCATGGCCGCCGTCCCCATCCCTGCCGACGGCAACGGCGCGCGGAGAGCCGACGTGACCGCCGAGGTCGCGACCAGCAGCAACCACCGCGTCCGGTACCGTATCAAGGCCGTCAGCAGCATGCACCCCCACCCTGCCGCCCCGCAGCAGGCACATTACCAGAACAGCAGCACGAGCCCCGCCGGGGGCGACGGCGATGGCAACGGCAACGACTCGGACAACAAGGAAGCGGCACAGGAGGAGGATGCGGAAGACGAGGAGGAAGAGAGCCAGTGATGATTGCTCTCCTCTCCGGTCCTCTCCTCTCCAGCAATGCAATGGTAAACTCAACAGAAATTTGCATCTGTTAGTAATCGGGTGTTTTGCGCTAGCAGAAAATTTTGCTGCTCCCAGACTCTGGTGAGCTCAACTAGGTGGTAGTGGTGGTGTTAGCTACAAGAAGCAAGGATTAGCATTGAATAATGGCAAGTAAGCTGAATAGTGTGGGGGTGACTGTGTAACTTGTTCTACCTGCCTGTTTGTGCCCGTGACTGTGCTCTGTTGTCAGGAAATTGTCATAGAGAGTTTGTCCATCATATGTAACATGCTTAATTTTGTGGAAATTGTTAGCTGTATTTGTGTTTATTCTTGGAATGAGTATTGGTATCTGTTCAGTGCTCACTCTGCCTTGCTTGAATTTATTCGCTTCAACTTATCGGTCATGCTACAGTATTTTCTCTCGCAACCAATCAAATCAGTTGCAGTTAACTTATCGGCAGAAACCATCAGTCGAACAGCTCGATGATTTTTCATGGGGCTGTGTGGAAAAATAAGTCAGTCATCTGTCTTCTCTGCCATCTGATTGATTTCAGACTCATCGTTCATCAAGCAAAGGGCAGTAGTCTGGGATTCCAGTAACGGCAGGATGTCATGTACTCCTTTCTGGTGATGGCAAACAGAATATTATTGTGCATCATGCCATGTGACAAATCAATGGTGATGAAGCACGATACGCTCTGCTGGTttagtgcgtgtttagttcgtgaattttgggaatttggctactgtagcactttagtttttatttggcaattagtgttcaatcatggactaattagctcaaaacgttcgtctcgcaatttccaaccaaactgtgcaattagttttttttcgtctacatttaatgctccatgcacgtatcgcaagattcgatgtgatagttactGTAACgctttttgggaaactttttagGAACTAAGCAAGCACTTATTATTATTGTTGTACTTGTACATATGGGCTTTGGGGGTTGAAATCGGCAGAATCTTTGGAGAAATAAAAGGCCCAGTGGCTAATTAACCACTGTTGATTAACTTGATACTTTACGCAGACCCTGCTTGCCACAAGAGAAGAACTGTATGGCATTTTTGCTTTGTGGGGGACCATTGTTCGCTATGAACGAAAGCATTGCTGCAGTGCTGCTAGGCACTCGAAAGCATTGCTGCAACAAGCAGCTTGGTTCTGCTGTGACTGGATTCAATCTCAAGCCAAAATTTTAAACAATTTGAATTTATTTGAATTGTTTTTTAATATACAAACAAGGCTCCGGCTATTTCGCATTACATCGAATGAATGTTTCCATCTGCCTCAGAAATCAAGCAACGGGAAAACAACTTGAGCTCAGGAATTACTCCACCAGATTATTATACCGTCTAAATGGATCGATTACTTGGCAACTAACACAGATAATTCATGACAACGAAACTGAGTTCCGATGGTACATATCCATTGCATTAGATACCATAGTCTATATATACTTCCTTTGATCACAAATCCATGCCAGTCTAGTTTTATTCTAGATCAATGTTCTTTAACTTTAATTATGAATACCTTACCATATATTGACAAAAAAATGGCATTActacatggatttttttttttacagAAAACACTTTCATCATATATTGCGCAAGGGCGGTCCCTGTCATGAATGCTGATAAACTTTGAAACTGTATATGAGGATCCATAAACTTACTAAATGTCTAATACAACTCCAAAGTTTCCAAAATACCATTGCCATTATATTCCTCAAGGAATTAAATGCACCGTAGGTCCATTAATTTTTGGTGGTGTGCCATCTAAGTTTATTAACTTTCAAACTATATTttttggtccattaacttttggtggtgtgtcatccaggtccatcaactttcaaactacATTTTTAGATCTATTAACTTTTGGTGacgtgtcatccaggtccatcaacttttaaattgcATTTTTTGGTAcctaaactttttaactggttcaccgtaggtccataccccttcgtttagCGAATAGATCTGACATAGCACGCCAAATAAGCAGCCACCGTGGAGTAGGTACTCGGGTCCACCATATTACATAATAGATTGCATCTCTCCAAGAGTTTTCAATACCCACTTCCAATCTTGATTTTATggagattgaaaaaaaaaacactctcgAATAACTCCCTGTCTCAACTCTCGATCTTTCCGCACTTGGAAAAGTCCATCCATTCACGTGGAAATAGACGTGCGCGTATCAATCAGCCAATCTAGAGGTGGAAGGACGTGGGGAAGCATAAGAGCAAGGACAAGATTCCCATTGACAtatacaagagagagagaaaatatataaaagtggttatggTGATTTAGAAAAACTCCAGGATTTCTTATGCAAAATGGTCTTCTACCTCTTAAAAGCGAGATTTTAGAAATAGTTGGAGGAAGCCAACAAATATGCTCTCAACTTTTTTAGCCACTTAGGAAACTCATTGATTTACCAAGTGATTTCCTAGAAATTGTTGAAGATGCTCTAAACCTGCTGGGCTATACTCCTCAAAATCTTTCTGCAAATATATTATGCAAGGCATTAGAGCAACTGCAAGATAAATATAgatttttagtaaaaaaatacgCTGCAACAATTTCTTTAATTGGATCTCCAATATAAATATCATTCATTCTGGTTTCTCGCTAGTTAAAGATGAAGAGCGGGGATGACTATCAATGCAAAAATGCATACAAGATATAGAAAATATATTGGAGTGtataaaaatatagaaaataattttACTCAAATGACTGTTCAAATAATAATTTGGAGAGTAAATTTTAGAAAGATTTTTGGAGATGCTCGGGTCTACGTGTCCTACAGCTTTTAGGTAGCAATTTGTTCCACGTGGAGTCGTGGACACAGGAAATGAGTTCAGCTGAATCGGAAACGAAATGAACAACCTACTCTGCGTCTGAATTAATCTCGGTTAGAGGCTTATTAGACCTGTAACGACATCATTGCAAATTAGTCGCGTGCATTGTACGTATGGTTGCTGACTCTGTTACGACTTCCATTTCGGACACGCATGGGATCGGAGCAACCCCCGCTTGTCTATCTGCAGCATCTCGTTACGATAAATAGCGGGAGCACCTTCCCGTCGCCTCATCGCCCTGTCCTGCCCTTTTCCACCTCTATAATCTCCATCTCTTAGGGTTCCTAGCTTCTTGTGCGGCGATCTGCACCATGTGCACCGTAGCTCCTTTCGTCTTTCCCACCCTCGCCGGTGCAGACATCATGAAGAGGACGACGATGGCGACGCACGCAGAGGTCGCTCCTGCCGCGCTGCGCTGGTGCGACTATGGCGTGGACGATGACGCCGACATCGACGCGTTGCTTCGGGACATACACGCCGTCGTGCGCCCTCGCACCCCCGCCGCCGCGGATCTGCCGATGCCGCCCCCGGAGTTTCTTGCGCGGTCTCGGCGACACAACTATCACTATGCCTACGAGGACAACGACTTCGAGGCCGTCCTCCACGGTATTCGGAGCGTTCGCATCCCGGCCGCCAGCTTTGCTTCGATGCCCGTGGATGCTTCTGACGCCTCTCCAAGGACGCCAGCAGCAGCGGTGGTGCTTGCAGGGCCACTCAGCTACGGCGACGACGATGCCAGCGAGGGAAACGACGCAGTCACCACCAAGACGTCGCCCAAGACGAGGCAGCCGCCGCAGTACGACTACGACGCCGACATCGACGCCACGATCCGGACCATGGAGACAGAGGCCATGGAACGTCCCTCGCTAGACTACCTCAGCGACCGACAGGCGggggagatgatgatgatggaccGCGCGGACCTCATCGACAAGATGCATCGCTTCTCCACACACTACGACCTCGCCCCGGGAGCGTTCCACCGCGCGGTCTCCTTCGTCGACCGGTTCCTGTCGGCCAAGAAGATCAACCGCGACGAGCGCCAGATCTGCCTCCTCGGTGCCGCAGCCGTCTTCGCGGCGGCCAAGTACGAGGACAGGAACACCGTGCTGAAGATCAACTCCGACCACGTCGCCATGTACTCTGGGTGCACAAGAAGCGAGGCCGTGGACCAGGAACGCGAGCTGGTTACCGTGCTCGGCTACCGCCTGAGTGGACCCACGGCCTACACGTTCGTCGATCACTTCATGAGGCACagccaggaggaggaggcagTCAGGGCCCTGGCGCACCACCTGGCCGACATGGCGCTGCTGGACTACCGATCCGTGGCCTTCCTGCCGTCCGCCGTGGCCGCGTCGGCGATCTTGCTGGCGAGGACGACCCTGTACTATTCGACGGCGATGCCGGTGGCGGGCTATACGGTCGAGGAGCTCATCATCTGCATACAAGCGATATATGACATGCATGAGCACCAGTGGGTGTGGCCAGGGTGCGCCCAGATGATGCTACACTGGGATAGCACTGCTCAGTTCCGCTATTTCTTGCCTCCCTTGTCCATGCTGATTGCCATGCATTGACCTGCACGTACAGACACGCTGCTGCTGCTAATAAAGGGTAGAAACGTTTTGGCTAGACCCTGGCTACGTGGCACTACTACATATCAGCTAAGCTAGGAGTGTTCTGTTCTTTTTTGCAGTATTCATATGTACATCTGAAATTTAACTATCTACTTAAGGCAATGGATCATTATTGGTCCTCAGTTTTGTTTGTTTCCGTTTGTAATGTTTATATGTACATGTATTAAATGGATGGATTATTGGAACTCAGTTTTGTTAGTATATGTATGAATCATGGTGTTTTTGTTACTTGCAAGTTATTGTGACATTTACTAGTATTTGATGTGATCTGATATGTTCAAGGTGATTGCTAAACGGTAGTAGCCTAGTACGTACTATAATTGTCGCTTGGTGAAGCTCAGGTTTAGATGGAGCATCATGCATCGACGATCTTGCTTTTGGCCCTGCTCTTCCGGGCTCGCCGACCATGCGACACTTCGTGGCAGCAGTGATGGCCGATGGGGCAAGGATCTCTTCGATAGTTTGATGCGTGCATGGAAGCAGCGTATCCACGCCCACGACCCGATGGTCAGGTGGTGGCGGACTAGCATGGGAGGCTAAGCGAAGGCAGCTGAAATGGCTCCTAGGTCAGGTGGTGGCGGACTAGCATGGAATCTGGTGGAGTAATTCCTGAGCTCAAGTTGTTTTCCCGTTGCTTGATTTCTGAGGCAGATGGAAACATTCATTCGATGTAATGCGAAATAGCCGGAGCCTTGTTTGTATATTAAAAAACAAttaaaatcaattcaaattgttTAAAAGAATTCGCTTCTGTTTTggatataaaaatataaaattttggcttgAGATTGAATCCAGTCACAGCAGAACCAAGCTGCATGTTGCAGCAATGCTTTCGAGTGCCTAGCAGCACTGCAGCAATGCTTTCGTTCATAGCGAACAATGGTCCCCCACAAAGCAAAAATGCCATACAGTTCTTCTCTTGTGGCAAGCAGGGTCTGCGTAAAGTATCAAGTTAATCAACAGTGGTTAATTAGCCACTGGGCCTTTTATGTCTCCAAAGATTCTGCCGAATCCAACCCCCAAAGCCCATATGTACAAGTACAACAATAATAATAAACCAGCAGAGCGTATTGCGCTTCATCACCATTGATTTGTCACATGGCATGATGCACAATAATATTCTGTTTGTCATCACCAGAAAGGAGTACATGACATCCTGCCGTTACAGGAATCCCAGACTACTGCCCTTTGCTTGATGAACGATGAGTCTGAAATCAATCAGATGGCAGAGAAGACAGATGACTGACTTATTTTTCCACACAGCCCTTGTGGCATGAAAAATCATGGAGCTGTTCGACCGATGGTTTCTGCTCATAAGCTAATTTGaccgataagttcaagcgaataaaTTCAAGCAAGGCAGAGTGAGCACTGAACAGATACCAATACTCATTCCATGAATAAACACAAATACAGCTAACAATTTCCACAAAATTAAGCATGTTACATATGATGACAAACTCTCTATGACAATTTCCTGACAACAGAGCACAGTCACGGGCACAAACAGGCACCCACACTATTCAGCTTACTTGCCATTATTCAATGCTAATCCTTGCTTCTTGTAGCTAACACCACCACTACCACTACTTGAGCTCACCAGAGTCTGGGAGCAGCAAATTTTTCTGCTAGCGCAAAACACCCGATTACTAACAGATGCAAATTTCTGTTGAGTTTACCATTCCATTGCTGGAGAGGAGAGGACCGGAGAGGAGAGCAATCATCACTGATTCACTGGCTCTCTTCCTCCTCGTCTTCCGCATCCTCCTCCTGTGCCGCTTCCTTGTTGTCCGACTCGTTGCCGttgccatcgccatcgccatcgccgtcgccccCGGCGGGGCTCGTGCTGCTGTTCTGGTAATGTGCTTGCTGCGGGGCGGCAGGGTGGGGGTGCCTGCTGCTGCCGGCCTTGATACGGTACCGGACGCGGTGGTTGCTGCTGGTCGCGACCTCGGCGGTCACGCCGGCTCTCCGCGCGCCGTTGCCGTCGGCAGGGATGGGGACGGCGGCCATGGGCGCGGTggtggccgccgccgcgccgccgcccgtgGCTGCCTTGGAGAGCTCCATCTGCATCTTGAGGAAGAACTGCACGCGCTGCTCCTCCAGCTGCCGGGCGGACTCCAGGCGCTCCCGCTCCATCCGGAGCTCCTGCTCCCTCCTGGCGCTCTCCACGCGCTCGTACACCTCCCCTAGCCGCCGGATCGCCTGCGCCAGGTCGCGCAGGCCCTGCGCGCGGCTCACGCTGCTGCTCTCCCCGCCACCgttggccgcggcggcggcggccaagggCTCCTCCACGCGCTGCTGCCTCTTCCCGTTCGCCACCGCGGAAGACGGCGGGAACCCGTCCGAGGAGTCGGACGACGCcgacggctgcggcggcggcgacgacggcggcatCCTCCGCTTGGCCCCCGCCGAGGAATGGAGCGGCGTGCGGGTGCGCTGCGGGAAGTTGATGCGCGGCGGCACCATGGGCCCAGAGCTCCGggcggctgctgctgccgccgccgccgccgcagaagccgaggaggaggaagaatTGGGCTTGAGCACTGGGGCGAGCAGGTCGTCGAGCCGGTCGAAGTAGCGCCAGTCGGAGTCGTGCTTGGCTTTCTCgatcttgtacttcttcttgagcGTGTCGATGCGGTTCTTGCACTGCACGTCCGACTTGGGCGCCTTGGAGTAGCCGTCGCGGGAGGAGACGACCTCGGCGACCTCCTGCCACTGCGGGTGCCGGAGGTTGCCCCGCCCCAGCGCCACGAAGCGCTCCCCCCAGGCGTCGATGAGCGTGGAGGTGGCGCCGTCGCTCCACGCGTcctcgcggccgccgccgccgccgcccgaggAAGGGGAAGGCTTGCGGAGCGGGATAGCGACGGCGACGTGGCCGGGAGGCGCGGCGGCGACCGTGACGTGGTCGGCGACGGGGAGCGGGGACGGGGAGCGCGACGGCGACCGGGACGGCGAGCGCGACGGCGACCGGGAggccgcgccgtcgtcgtccaTGGCCGGAGATCTAGCGGCCGGCGAAGGGGGAGGAGGGTTTCCTTGGGGATATTTCCGGGTGGATGGGGAACGCGGAATTGTTCCGATTATTTTCTGCGCTTCCGGTTCCGGTGTGTTGTGTCCGTCGCGTCCGGCGGCGAGGGGAGCGAAGCGAGGGAGTCGTCGCCTGGACGGAGCGGGATGGCTGGCTCTGGCTGCCTGCTGCCTTCCTTGCTGGGCCGAAATGGGCCAGGCCGGACAACAGAGAGACGGGCCTCGGGCTAGGTCCACTGCCGGAGAAAACGGGACATCGGGTCCTGTGTCGGCTGCCTGAACCAGAACACTTGGGCAGAGCAAGGCTTCAGACCGGGGAAGCGCACCGCGGGCTCCCTGTCTCCCCCGCGCCGCCGCGGATGGCTGGAGCCACCACGCCGGCATCTGGCGCCCTCGTCAGGGTCTGCCTGCCTCCGCTCCTGCTCCTCTTTCTCTACGGGTAAGCCGCGCTTGTTTTGTTTCTACCACCACTCCTGCGCAGCTGCGCTGCTGAACTTTGGACTTTTGGGCTCCTTGCTATTGCTCCCAGTGCGGTCCATCCAGCCTGCAGAAACTAGCTTCTCGACCTTTCTTTGCCCAAAAAATGTTAGATTTGCTAGACTAGGATGCTTGCTTCAGAACATCTGAGCAAGGTTTCGGCCTGCCATCCTTAAGACCCTATGGATATATCGATGACAAACATGCCTACTTGCCCGGCCGTGGACCTAACTACGCACGATGATTTTTCAACGTACATAATTCATAATTCTAGATCAACCAAAGTAGATCTTATCTGAGGGCCGCTTTTTGGGGTGCGTTATATGCTGTAGCTGTACACAGGAAGTGGCTGAAGAAGCCGACAAGGCTGCAAGGCTTGCGTACTTGCAAGTGATGTTGGATTTTGGAATGTTATCAATTCAGGTGCTGCAGATGTGGGGCTGTCGAGAGGGAGAGAACCCTTGCGATGATCAAGCCGGATGGTTTGTCAGGTAAGTACACGGAAAAAATCAAGGCGGCCATCTTGGATTCTGGATTTCATATCGTCAAAGAGACCGAGGTCCAGCTTGATGCTGAGAGGGCGTCTCTCTTCTATGTGGAGCATTCCCAGAGAAGCTTCTTTGACAGCCTAGTCAAGTATATAACAAGGTATTATTGTTGCTTGAAAGACTCGTGCCTTTTATGTTTCTTGCATATAATGCTTCATTTAGTCTATGCTCCAGCCTCCAGTCGTCTAGAACCTCTACTCTGTTGCTTGTGTTGTCTTCAGTTGTTCTTAATGTAGGTGGCAAGATGCtgatttgtacacctcttgacaCCAAACCCTTAGCTAAATTGATCTTTGGTAGCTATCTCCTTAAAACGCAAGTAGCAATTTCTGAGATATGAGCATGTCAAGCTAATTGTTATTCTATTTGTATGTGCCATTATTCCATTAAAATACTTATGCGGCGAAGATGCAATCTTTAGGTTAACAGGGAATTACTAAAACTATTGAAGTGAGGTGTTTTAAACTTAGCCACAGTTGACTTGTCAGCACGCTATATCTGAATCTTCATTGACCCTTTTATTCCCGGATTGCAAATTCTGTTCAGTTTAGCTTGTACATTTGCATTAGGCACTTCGAGGCTAACATTGCCACTAACAGTTTGTAACATGACTTTTTATGTTTGTGTTCATCTTTAGTGGTCCAGTTCTCGCTATGGTTCTGGAAAGACATGATGCCATTGCGCAATGGAGAGCTTTGATTGGACCAACTGATGCAAGAAAGGCCA is from Miscanthus floridulus cultivar M001 chromosome 7, ASM1932011v1, whole genome shotgun sequence and encodes:
- the LOC136465752 gene encoding putative cyclin-F2-1; translation: MATHAEVAPAALRWCDYGVDDDADIDALLRDIHAVVRPRTPAAADLPMPPPEFLARSRRHNYHYAYEDNDFEAVLHGIRSVRIPAASFASMPVDASDASPRTPAAAVVLAGPLSYGDDDASEGNDAVTTKTSPKTRQPPQYDYDADIDATIRTMETEAMERPSLDYLSDRQAGEMMMMDRADLIDKMHRFSTHYDLAPGAFHRAVSFVDRFLSAKKINRDERQICLLGAAAVFAAAKYEDRNTVLKINSDHVAMYSGCTRSEAVDQERELVTVLGYRLSGPTAYTFVDHFMRHSQEEEAVRALAHHLADMALLDYRSVAFLPSAVAASAILLARTTLYYSTAMPVAGYTVEELIICIQAIYDMHEHQWVWPGCAQMMLHWDSTAQFRYFLPPLSMLIAMH
- the LOC136463606 gene encoding trihelix transcription factor ENAP1-like encodes the protein MDDDGAASRSPSRSPSRSPSRSPSPLPVADHVTVAAAPPGHVAVAIPLRKPSPSSGGGGGGREDAWSDGATSTLIDAWGERFVALGRGNLRHPQWQEVAEVVSSRDGYSKAPKSDVQCKNRIDTLKKKYKIEKAKHDSDWRYFDRLDDLLAPVLKPNSSSSSASAAAAAAAAAARSSGPMVPPRINFPQRTRTPLHSSAGAKRRMPPSSPPPQPSASSDSSDGFPPSSAVANGKRQQRVEEPLAAAAAANGGGESSSVSRAQGLRDLAQAIRRLGEVYERVESARREQELRMERERLESARQLEEQRVQFFLKMQMELSKAATGGGAAAATTAPMAAVPIPADGNGARRAGVTAEVATSSNHRVRYRIKAGSSRHPHPAAPQQAHYQNSSTSPAGGDGDGDGDGNGNESDNKEAAQEEDAEDEEEESQ
- the LOC136467187 gene encoding uncharacterized protein — protein: MGNAELFRLFSALPVPVCCVRRVRRRGERSEGVVAWTERDGWLWLPAAFLAGPKWARPDNRETGLGLGPLPEKTGHRVLCRLPEPEHLGRARLQTGEAHRGLPVSPAPPRMAGATTPASGALVRVCLPPLLLLFLYGCGAVERERTLAMIKPDGLSGKYTEKIKAAILDSGFHIVKETEVQLDAERASLFYVEHSQRSFFDSLVKYITSGPVLAMVLERHDAIAQWRALIGPTDARKAKTSHPNSIRAMCGLDSEKNCVHGSDSLESAAREISFFFGEADSVTVEHDEL